A window of the Macrobrachium rosenbergii isolate ZJJX-2024 chromosome 13, ASM4041242v1, whole genome shotgun sequence genome harbors these coding sequences:
- the LOC136845017 gene encoding protein abrupt-like isoform X1 yields the protein MADILNVEWNNHVPTILYMLSALRSMEKYTDATLTCDGRFYGVHKLVLASCSDYFMNIFEKTPCKHPVIVLKDIKEKEMMALLNYMYNGVVSIAESDLSKFIAAAELLQIKGLAAPDEPPPAKERGSLSLLPSSDTSVPVQTNTAVEVHPPDNTQNATKNPMPDKRAENGNEDDVIVITDVEEVGQRQDRNSCNSRVKVAKRKSHNKPSPNKKIHAGKSTKLDWSKCCLCQGDGENLQWSVKGFRHLATQLPLFHALGKTALLPVEDFKGDELFTSLFINNARYHTSCYNNYSASELKCLKNPAKSSGESENFPGRKRKNVDSGKLTCYLCRKPDCVKNLKPVGKGKRARFRSAATLDEHLAELYYHESCDQNIESNVDITLSVGTQTK from the exons GAGAAATACACTGATGCTACTTTGACCTGCGATGGAAGGTTTTACGGAGTGCACAAATTAGTTCTCGCAAGTTGCAGCGattattttatgaacatttttgaGAAGACGCCTTGCAAACATCCTGTTATTGTTTTAAAagacattaaagaaaaagaaatgatggcTCTgcttaattatatgtataatggaGTTGTGAGTATAGCGGAAAGTGATTTATCAAAGTTCATAGCTGCTGCAGAATTGTTACAAATAAAAGGACTTGCTGCTCCTGATGAACCCCCCCCTGCCAAGGAGAGAGGCAGCCTTTCACTGCTCCCTTCAAGTGACACAAGTGTGCCTGTGCAGACTAATACGGCAGTTGAAGTTCACCCACCAGACAACACTCAGAATGCAACCAAGAATCCTATGCCAGACAAGAGGGCTGAGAATGGGAATGAAGATGATGTAATAGTGATTACAGATGTGGAGGAAGTAGGTCAACGACAAGACAGGAATTCATGCAATTCTCGGGTGAAG GTAGCAAAGAGAAAATCACATAACAAGCCATCTCCTAACAAGAAAATCCATGCCGGCAAATCCACAAAATTGGATTGGTCAAAGTGTTGTCTCTGTCAG GGTGATGGTGAGAATCTGCAGTGGTCAGTGAAAGGCTTTCGGCATCTTGCTACTCAGCTACCACTTTTCCATGCACTTGGGAAGACTGCACTGTTGCCTGTAGAAGACTTTAAAGgtgatgaattatttacttccttGTTTATAAATAATGCAAGATACCATACTTCCTGCTACAACAATTATTCAGCATCAGAACTGAAGTGCTTAAAAAATCCTGCCAAAAGTTCAGGAGAAAGTGAAAACTTTCctgggagaaaaagaaaaaatgtggatAGTGGTAAGCTCACATGTTATTTATGTAGGAAACCAGACTGCGTTAAGAATCTAAAGCCTGTAGGAAAAGGCAAAAGAGCTAGATTCAGGTCAGCAGCAACACTAGATGAACACTTGGCTGAATTATACTATCATGAATCCTGTGACCAAAATATTGAAAGTAATGTTGACATTACCCTGTCTGTTGGAACACAAACTAAATAA
- the LOC136845017 gene encoding uncharacterized protein isoform X2 yields MNIFEKTPCKHPVIVLKDIKEKEMMALLNYMYNGVVSIAESDLSKFIAAAELLQIKGLAAPDEPPPAKERGSLSLLPSSDTSVPVQTNTAVEVHPPDNTQNATKNPMPDKRAENGNEDDVIVITDVEEVGQRQDRNSCNSRVKVAKRKSHNKPSPNKKIHAGKSTKLDWSKCCLCQGDGENLQWSVKGFRHLATQLPLFHALGKTALLPVEDFKGDELFTSLFINNARYHTSCYNNYSASELKCLKNPAKSSGESENFPGRKRKNVDSGKLTCYLCRKPDCVKNLKPVGKGKRARFRSAATLDEHLAELYYHESCDQNIESNVDITLSVGTQTK; encoded by the exons atgaacatttttgaGAAGACGCCTTGCAAACATCCTGTTATTGTTTTAAAagacattaaagaaaaagaaatgatggcTCTgcttaattatatgtataatggaGTTGTGAGTATAGCGGAAAGTGATTTATCAAAGTTCATAGCTGCTGCAGAATTGTTACAAATAAAAGGACTTGCTGCTCCTGATGAACCCCCCCCTGCCAAGGAGAGAGGCAGCCTTTCACTGCTCCCTTCAAGTGACACAAGTGTGCCTGTGCAGACTAATACGGCAGTTGAAGTTCACCCACCAGACAACACTCAGAATGCAACCAAGAATCCTATGCCAGACAAGAGGGCTGAGAATGGGAATGAAGATGATGTAATAGTGATTACAGATGTGGAGGAAGTAGGTCAACGACAAGACAGGAATTCATGCAATTCTCGGGTGAAG GTAGCAAAGAGAAAATCACATAACAAGCCATCTCCTAACAAGAAAATCCATGCCGGCAAATCCACAAAATTGGATTGGTCAAAGTGTTGTCTCTGTCAG GGTGATGGTGAGAATCTGCAGTGGTCAGTGAAAGGCTTTCGGCATCTTGCTACTCAGCTACCACTTTTCCATGCACTTGGGAAGACTGCACTGTTGCCTGTAGAAGACTTTAAAGgtgatgaattatttacttccttGTTTATAAATAATGCAAGATACCATACTTCCTGCTACAACAATTATTCAGCATCAGAACTGAAGTGCTTAAAAAATCCTGCCAAAAGTTCAGGAGAAAGTGAAAACTTTCctgggagaaaaagaaaaaatgtggatAGTGGTAAGCTCACATGTTATTTATGTAGGAAACCAGACTGCGTTAAGAATCTAAAGCCTGTAGGAAAAGGCAAAAGAGCTAGATTCAGGTCAGCAGCAACACTAGATGAACACTTGGCTGAATTATACTATCATGAATCCTGTGACCAAAATATTGAAAGTAATGTTGACATTACCCTGTCTGTTGGAACACAAACTAAATAA